From the genome of Spirosomataceae bacterium TFI 002, one region includes:
- a CDS encoding Tyrosine-protein phosphatase YwqE: MRTIIEKSTLNLKSTTKNVSVLTVDMHNHILPSLDDGSENMEIALHLAAGMVKKGFKKVFATPHIMPGFYNNDEEKILRKVNMLRQNLKDENIHLEIDYAAEYYVDENFIKLMDTGIKPITIGRHTNFVLIETSFVESFQNVLKAVEKLLNMGYKPVLAHPERYIYLDETNRRCEKLQNLGVLFQLNINSLGGYYSQQTKKKAEYMVEHDLVSFLGTNIHNDIQLQSLDYATSSPYYHLALKSSRLLNYALV; the protein is encoded by the coding sequence ATGAGAACTATCATCGAGAAATCGACTTTAAATTTAAAGTCAACTACAAAAAATGTTTCGGTATTGACCGTAGATATGCATAATCACATATTGCCATCATTGGATGATGGAAGTGAGAATATGGAGATCGCCCTACACCTTGCAGCTGGAATGGTAAAAAAAGGTTTCAAGAAAGTTTTTGCAACACCTCATATAATGCCTGGATTTTATAATAACGATGAGGAGAAAATTCTAAGAAAGGTAAATATGTTACGTCAGAATTTGAAGGACGAAAACATTCACTTGGAGATAGATTATGCCGCAGAATATTACGTTGATGAGAACTTCATAAAACTAATGGATACAGGAATTAAACCGATTACCATTGGTAGACATACAAACTTCGTTTTAATAGAAACATCGTTTGTAGAAAGTTTCCAGAATGTATTAAAAGCGGTAGAAAAATTATTAAATATGGGCTATAAGCCTGTTTTGGCTCATCCTGAGAGGTATATCTATCTGGACGAAACAAATCGTAGATGCGAAAAACTTCAAAATTTAGGCGTTCTTTTTCAACTTAATATCAATAGCCTAGGAGGCTATTATTCACAGCAAACTAAGAAGAAAGCGGAGTACATGGTTGAACACGATTTGGTGTCCTTTTTGGGGACAAATATCCATAACGACATCCAGCTTCAGAGTTTAGATTATGCTACATCAAGTCCATATTATCATTTGGCCTTGAAATCATCAAGGTTATTGAATTATGCTTTAGTGTAG
- a CDS encoding 23S rRNA (guanosine2251-2'-O)-methyltransferase — translation MENRKRFGVNRDSNKRSYAPRPQSTADFVFGVQSVLELLKSEKDIEKILVQKDFSHPELEQLARSKRAIIQKVPVEKLNSITRKNHQGVLAFASPINYATLSTVIASSYESGRAPIVLLLDRLTDVRNFGAIARTAEACGVDAIVVPTKGAAQINADAMKTSSGALSHIAVCRETDLSKTVILLQESGFKVMACTEKAANNYYGTDMIGPVALVMGSEEDGVSDGILKVCDELVKIPMLGQVGSLNVSVATAVVLYEVLRQRMG, via the coding sequence ATGGAGAACAGGAAGCGTTTTGGAGTAAATAGAGATTCCAATAAAAGAAGTTATGCCCCAAGACCACAAAGCACTGCAGATTTTGTGTTTGGGGTTCAGTCGGTATTAGAATTACTCAAGTCAGAAAAAGACATTGAGAAAATATTGGTTCAGAAAGACTTTAGCCATCCGGAATTGGAGCAATTGGCTAGATCAAAAAGAGCTATTATTCAAAAGGTTCCTGTTGAAAAACTGAACTCAATTACTCGCAAAAACCACCAAGGAGTGCTAGCATTTGCTTCTCCTATCAATTACGCAACATTAAGTACTGTAATTGCCAGCTCATATGAGTCTGGGAGGGCACCTATTGTATTGCTACTTGATCGCCTTACTGATGTAAGGAATTTTGGAGCGATTGCTCGTACTGCTGAAGCTTGTGGTGTGGATGCGATTGTAGTACCTACCAAAGGAGCGGCACAAATTAATGCTGACGCAATGAAAACAAGTAGTGGTGCTCTTAGTCACATTGCGGTATGCCGAGAAACTGACTTAAGCAAAACGGTTATTCTTTTGCAAGAAAGTGGCTTCAAGGTAATGGCTTGTACTGAGAAAGCTGCTAATAACTACTACGGAACAGATATGATAGGCCCAGTTGCTCTTGTGATGGGTTCCGAAGAAGATGGTGTATCAGATGGAATTCTAAAGGTATGTGACGAATTGGTCAAAATTCCTATGCTAGGTCAGGTGGGTTCTCTCAATGTATCAGTTGCTACTGCAGTTGTACTTTATGAGGTGCTTCGCCAGCGAATGGGCTAA
- a CDS encoding GWxTD domain-containing protein, whose amino-acid sequence MNALRSNLIILTLSTFLLGFFGCKTVKKATVSPNELPTVVKKEQDSKPYINAIRSNYILNDSSTATVYLRIDFKNLPEITSITALNDIFRTSWVLQPDFGIREKLESGKVVYDSESTIIKDGDYYLKFQIPKLKEHPTAILVMEFIDLKGSRKFTNESFIDFSGLRINQKYGMYLESETFPIFETAIKSGKSISIKSNFGGMGTLYLKKYNFNSLPALSPMSTSKRNELAEVSVEYVKTIKDGESIILNEAGNYCISPDSSSLDRSFGFVVVDEYFPRLVDTDELSGPLSYMSTNEEIKAFRDSLEAKDILDLYFLRLTNGNQAQAKSIIKSFYRRVAKTNELFTTYKEGWKTDQGMVYAIIGPPSSVQRNGKREVWLYNQGQSLNPIYFTFYRKSNELSDQNFELVRYPEYGAYWYPFVEAWRTGSVLE is encoded by the coding sequence ATGAACGCATTGCGAAGTAATCTCATAATTCTCACTTTATCGACCTTTCTCTTAGGTTTTTTTGGGTGCAAAACAGTAAAAAAAGCAACTGTTAGCCCAAATGAGCTTCCTACGGTTGTGAAAAAAGAGCAAGATAGCAAGCCTTATATCAATGCTATAAGAAGTAATTATATACTTAATGACTCGAGCACGGCAACTGTTTATCTACGCATAGATTTCAAAAATCTTCCAGAAATCACAAGCATTACTGCTCTCAACGATATATTTAGGACAAGTTGGGTACTTCAACCAGACTTTGGAATTAGAGAAAAGTTAGAATCCGGAAAAGTTGTTTATGACAGTGAATCCACAATAATTAAAGACGGCGATTATTATTTAAAATTTCAAATCCCAAAACTGAAAGAGCATCCAACGGCTATTTTGGTAATGGAATTTATTGACCTCAAAGGCTCTAGGAAATTTACGAATGAATCCTTCATTGACTTCTCAGGCCTAAGAATAAATCAGAAATATGGAATGTATCTTGAAAGTGAGACATTTCCAATTTTCGAAACAGCAATTAAGTCAGGTAAAAGCATTAGCATAAAGAGTAATTTCGGAGGTATGGGAACTTTGTATTTGAAAAAATATAATTTCAATAGCCTTCCTGCCCTATCACCAATGTCTACAAGTAAAAGAAACGAACTTGCAGAAGTTTCGGTGGAATATGTAAAAACTATAAAAGATGGTGAGTCTATCATACTTAATGAAGCTGGAAACTATTGCATTTCTCCCGATTCTAGTTCGTTAGATAGGAGTTTCGGTTTTGTTGTAGTAGATGAATATTTCCCACGTTTAGTTGATACTGACGAATTAAGTGGCCCACTGTCATACATGAGCACAAATGAAGAAATCAAAGCATTTCGCGACAGTTTAGAAGCTAAAGATATTTTAGACCTATATTTCTTACGATTAACGAACGGAAATCAAGCCCAAGCAAAATCAATTATAAAGTCATTTTACCGAAGAGTAGCCAAAACCAATGAGCTTTTTACCACCTATAAAGAAGGTTGGAAAACAGACCAAGGAATGGTATATGCAATTATTGGCCCTCCATCTAGTGTACAACGAAATGGAAAAAGAGAAGTATGGTTGTACAATCAGGGGCAAAGTTTAAATCCAATTTATTTTACATTTTATCGAAAATCCAATGAGCTTTCGGACCAAAACTTTGAGTTGGTTCGCTATCCAGAATATGGTGCATATTGGTATCCTTTTGTTGAAGCATGGAGAACAGGAAGCGTTTTGGAGTAA
- a CDS encoding hemoglobin translates to MEVNISNNAREVFQVVQKSKLSDISNRSDITKVILSFYDKVHKDPEMAPIFKMPAEEWERHIIRTENFWENWLFQTGNYHGGLMWVHIEKNQTHPLTTDLFEKWLSYWFLTLDELFAGEKADFMKSKALEIAQMMNKRLNA, encoded by the coding sequence ATGGAGGTAAATATAAGTAATAACGCAAGAGAAGTCTTTCAGGTTGTGCAAAAATCTAAATTAAGTGATATTAGTAATAGGTCGGATATAACAAAAGTTATACTTTCTTTTTACGACAAGGTACATAAGGACCCTGAGATGGCTCCAATTTTTAAGATGCCAGCTGAGGAATGGGAACGGCATATTATTCGGACAGAAAACTTTTGGGAGAATTGGCTGTTCCAAACTGGGAATTATCATGGAGGACTCATGTGGGTTCACATTGAGAAAAATCAAACCCATCCACTTACTACCGACCTGTTCGAGAAATGGTTATCATATTGGTTTTTAACCTTAGACGAACTATTTGCTGGCGAAAAAGCGGATTTTATGAAAAGTAAGGCATTGGAGATTGCCCAAATGATGAACAAGAGACTAAATGCTTGA
- a CDS encoding Predicted esterase: MLEKTISVKRTARYFIIGDTTVPIQKVFIAFHGYGQLASLFGKKFDFLATEGNIVIVPEALSRFYLDAKYDRIGASWITREMKEAEVEDSINFVNEVVKPFLKPETEIHLFGFSQGCSMVLRWANQLNRKVTSIVIWAGFFAKGLQDMIELEKLEGVNCQYIYGDKDEFLVHNPAIAKSFQDEIVKTGLFKITSFDGTHRVPNSVLKEVYNS; the protein is encoded by the coding sequence ATGCTTGAAAAGACAATAAGTGTAAAAAGAACTGCGAGGTATTTTATCATTGGTGATACTACTGTTCCAATCCAAAAAGTTTTCATTGCTTTCCACGGTTATGGACAATTGGCGTCACTCTTTGGTAAAAAGTTTGATTTTTTGGCTACAGAAGGCAACATTGTAATTGTACCCGAAGCTTTGTCACGATTCTATTTGGATGCAAAATACGATCGAATAGGAGCGAGTTGGATCACTCGTGAAATGAAAGAAGCGGAGGTAGAAGACTCCATCAATTTCGTAAATGAAGTAGTGAAGCCATTTCTCAAGCCTGAAACCGAAATTCATCTTTTTGGCTTTTCGCAAGGGTGCTCTATGGTCTTACGATGGGCGAATCAATTGAATCGTAAAGTAACTTCTATCGTAATTTGGGCTGGTTTTTTTGCCAAAGGTTTACAAGATATGATAGAGTTGGAAAAACTAGAGGGTGTAAATTGCCAATATATTTATGGCGATAAAGACGAATTCTTAGTTCATAATCCTGCCATCGCAAAAAGCTTCCAAGATGAAATTGTAAAAACTGGTTTATTCAAAATCACCTCTTTTGATGGGACACATAGGGTTCCAAATTCAGTTTTGAAGGAAGTATATAATTCTTAA